In a single window of the Chlamydiota bacterium genome:
- the infA gene encoding Translation initiation factor IF-1, whose translation MHVTVGNMSKEDKIVVDGEVQELLPNLHFKVLLKNGSSVIAHLCGKMRMRNIRVLVGDVVTLEMSPYDLTKGRIVYRQR comes from the coding sequence TTGCACGTAACCGTTGGTAACATGTCCAAAGAAGATAAGATTGTAGTTGATGGAGAAGTTCAAGAGCTTTTGCCAAATTTGCATTTTAAAGTGTTGTTAAAGAATGGAAGCTCTGTGATCGCTCATCTTTGTGGCAAAATGCGCATGAGAAATATCCGAGTATTGGTCGGTGATGTGGTGACTTTAGAAATGTCTCCCTATGATTTGACCAAAGGACGCATTGTGTATCGACAGCGATAA